In the genome of Urocitellus parryii isolate mUroPar1 chromosome 7, mUroPar1.hap1, whole genome shotgun sequence, the window tggctccaaagactaacttccccatcccccaagaagagcctcCAATGGTGaaccctgctggctcacatgatccttacccaccaatcagagccctgctggctcatctgatcctacccaccaatcagactagccctgctggctcacctgatccctaccctccaatcaaaaagcaccccatgccaactgtcaaaccacccctggctctataaatatgcagagctgttcctcaataaatgggcatttgcTCCAATGACaagccttgttcgttctttcagGATTCAAGATGCCCTCTTATCCAGTAACACCTCATCTTAACTATTTATATCTATAAagatcctgtttccaaataaagtcacattttgAGGTTCCATGTGGATATAAATTGGGGTGAGGGGCAtactattcaacaataaaattgTTCTGTGGTAAAGTGTGGCAGCATTTCTCCAGGGGTTCCCAGAGGAGCAACCCACTAGACTATAAATGGGAAGCTGAGAAGGGCAGTGGATTGGGAGGAGGGGTACGTCCTCAGTGCAGATTTGAAGGGCAAGTTGTCTTTTGAAAATATAGGTGCCTAGCATTTGGTTTTTGTCATTATTGTCATTCTCGCTATGCTAGCTTATACAGCATCCATTGCCCTTTCATGTTTCACTCTATCTAGTTGAGAGTTCCAGTGAATAAAGGCAACTAGACTAGAATTcaaaaaaaaacctgccttaAAGCCTTGTTTCTGTCACTGAGTCTAAATGTGCTCAAAAATAGTAtcctgaaaataatgaaatttccaATGGTTTTTGGGGGATATTTGTGACATTTTTCAGCCCTGGAGTTATTAAAACCTAACACTACACTAAGACTTTTGTGATACCATATTTTATTGAGGACACAAGGCACTCTGAATGTAATACCAGAGGTACATTCCCCTTCCAGAAGAgtaaaatcacacacaaaaaaatatttttgatattttaagtaataaactCCAGTTGCCTAGAAATACAACTAGAGTTTCGCAACTATATGGGACACACATTTGCCCGGTATTAGGAAGTCATGTTCCAGATCAGCAGTTAAAATGGACTGTAATGCAAATAAATGTGCGTACAGGTAAGGATCCCAGGAGTTTCAAATACCCCACAACATAGGGCATTCCATGTAAGAATTTGATTCATATTTCAGGCACTAGAAAAGAGAGGTGACAGAGTAAGAGGGGGAAGGGAACAAGAATGAGCTCATTAGAATTACATGACTTCCCTGagcttcaattttctctttccagaaatgggcttaataattcattttttcatcGGAGTTCTCTCACATGGAGTGTATAGTGCCATTTCGTTATCTATCACATAATCAAGCTCCAAAATGCCTAGCACCTCGCCAGCCTATAGTAAGTGTGCAATTCATGTTTGTAGTGAATTAAGGAATGAGTATGTCCTGACGATTTCAAGGGGTTGTTCTGAAATGTGTTGTTAACAGCTACAGGCAGGCCCCTGTTCTGCTAAGTAGGACTGACCATCCTCATTTCCCTGTGGCctacaaatgttttctttcttgagcAGCCTCTGCTTTGGCCACTAGATGGCGCAAGAAGAAAGTCCTTGAAAGACACAGAAATGAGGCAAGATGGGAAATTGGCCCCAATAGGAATAAAGCAGACATCCTCCAGGTTACATCAGTAAAATAGGTAGGCAACAGTTCACCCAAGACACTGAAAGGAAGTGCAGCCTCCAGGAGGAGGATGAACTTAAAATGAACTCTGAGCACTGGGCAAAACagagaccaaaaagaaaacacaaaagtatGCAAATAGTAATAAGATACTGGAGTCAAGAACAGTGATCTTGAATAACTTTCTGGGACCCCAGGGGAAGATCAGCACAgctgggacaatgcaagaaggccgTCCAGATCAACCCCTGCAGTGAAGGAGTATCACCACTACAGTGAGAAACCTAGAACGGATTGTGAAAACTCCACTCCACAGAACCGAGTTGTTGAGTAGACTCTAATGCAGATCACTCTAATCTAATACAGATCATGCCGTATGTAGTTCTCATTTCAGAGTCAATTCTTAACAAATCCTTGTGCCGTCCTATTTAAAGGCACCAAAGAACTCCCCTAAATGGTTACATGGAGGCACCAGGGCCATATGCTCAGTTCACTATAGAAGTCAAGAATCTGGAGTTGAGCGTGGGTGAAAGAGAGCAGTCATCTGGAATACAGTGCTGCTTTTAAAGCCTTGCTTCCTCTCGGTTGTGTAGCATGTGATTTCCAGATGCAACGGACCCCTCCACTTCCTGGAATTGTGTGCTCATCAGGAGACTTCCCAATGATTGATGGAAATTTCGTCCTGTAGATCAGCCTCCAGGAAGAAAAGCTGTGGTCTTCAGAGTACAGGCCACTCCCAACCCTGGAACAATTGCATTGGTCATGGAAGCTTAATGCATTGCTGTTCTGTATTTTTAACATCAGTCTCTTATGAGCTTGGTAAATGTGAATTGccaccatgaaaagaaaaattttcctcTGGACAAAATTCGTTCTCTGAACCTGTTGGACGCAGAGCCTTGAATTCTATGTTGAATGCCAGCTGGGATGTTCTTGGCACCCGATCAAGACCTGGGCTTGCTGATCcttttccttcacatcctcttTTCACTCTTCATGTCCAGGATTCTCTATCCTGGTTGCATATCAAAATTATGCATGAAGAATTTTATTCAATGCAGCCTCCCAGACTCAAGCCCCAAAGATTCTAACTCAGTAGATGTGGTTGACACAGAATCTGTATTCCTAAGAAGCCAAAGGATTCCAGTGAGGCTACCCCTAAACCTCTGGTGTATAAGAACTGTTCATATCTTCTTGAGTATAATCCCACAGGTTACTCCAGGAGCAGAGAATCGGGAAGTATTTTATTTGGGGGATAGTGGGGCAAGGTCTCCTGATGAATAAGAACTCCCTTTTACAGCATCCCTGACCTTTCAATTTGCCATGGAAGCTGGGTATCAAGGAGCTTGACCAAAAGATGCCAATCCACTGAATCTTATCAATGTTAAGAAAACAGCCAACCTCTGGAAGCATTGGCCTTTAACTATAAGTATCAAAAGAATCCCATTAGTTGTTGGAGAAATGGCTATTGGTACACTGTTTGGGACCACAAAAATACATATGAGACCAAAGTCAGATATATAATTTATGGTACtcaatgcaaaatttaaaaattatcaatagtTTCAAGATAGTAAGAGTAAAGCATTAAACCAAAGGAGTATTCTGAGCAAAGGGCCTTGGTCTCTTGCACAATTAACACACCCAGGAAGCTGGCTGGCCCTATTTAGGAGTCTGGAGACAGAGCTACCACTGAGACAAGAAAAAGATTGTAAATCAATAAGTATGTTCTAATCTGTATCCATCTTccttttaatttgcatgtcttcCTGATCCACACAGCAGCCaaggatcttttaaaaatgcaaatggatGGCGTCACTCCCCTACCTGAGCTATTGAGTGGCATCCCATTGCTCAAGGTGGAAGTCTGAGGTTCTCAGTGGCCCACAAGCCCCTGTGCCACCTGAccccctgccttcctctctcACCTTGCGCTCCCCATTCTCTCTGGATGCTCCAGTTCACACTGTCCTTGTTCCAGCTCCTCCCACTGCCCAGGCCTTTGCTGCTCAGAGTGTCCACAAAGGCTATTCTCTGTAGCCAGAGAACTTTCCATACCTCACCTCACTAGCTAAATTCCACTTATCCTTCAGGTCAAAGGTTAAGTGCCGCTTCTTCACAGGAGCTGCTTTGGGATCTGTCTGTTTTCTCTTGTGACCCACTATTCCCAGCCTTCCTCGAGGGTGCCCTGTGCAGTTATTTAACATCTATCCGCCCGGGTGACTAAATGCATCTGTATCTTATTTCTGTCACACCTTCCTTGCTTAGCACAGAGCCTGAAACACAGGAGATGGActagaagtattttttaattgatgagtggggggaaaaaatgaagagaggGTAAAAATGCCAGCTACCCGTGTTTTCTTCTTGTGAAAGAAATACCACCACTCCCAAAGGCCACCGGCTTGATAGCCCCAATCACTCCATACTTGGCACTGACCTTTCCTGACTAATTGAAAACAATGCAGTTGGCCCAGGACCATCCAGGTTCTTAACTTTAATCTCCGTGTGCTTATTGACGGCACTGTGGCTCACCGAAAATTCCATGGGGGATTTTTTTGTGGTCGCTCCTTACGTACCGGGATTTCGTAGCAGGAGAaccatctctccttctctttctctctctgtgtagGGGAACTGGGGAGAGACGGTGTCTGTGATTTGGTGGCTCTGGGGTATTAACAGCCAGAGCTTAAGTTATTAAACAGAGCAGCTCTAATCCTCAAGGTTTCCTGGAGCAGGGGGgattattgtatttgtttttttttttttttacagcagagTCCATGGAGCTATTCTAATGAACTACAGTTTGCTCCCTGCCAGGCCAAAACTGACCCCAGATGCCTTCCCGCTAGGTCCGGGTCCCCACCGTGGGAGAGGTGATGGAGTTCTACTTGGAGATCGACCCTGTCACCTTGAACCTGATCATCTTAGTGGTGAGCTACGTCATCCTGCTCCTGGTGTTCCTCGTCTCCTGTGTGCTCTATGACTGCCGAGGCAAGGACCCCAGTAAGGAGGATGCTCCCGAGGCCACCGTGGACGCCCAGCCCTCCATACGCCTGGTGATGGTGCCACAGAGCACTCCTGGGGCGCACTGGGCGAGGGGGCCAGGCCTGCATATGAAAGATCCTGCCCCACTGGGGAAGAAAAGCACCAGGGTGTGAGCTGGATATGGGACCCTGGGGAGAGACCCCTGGACCCTGGGGAGAGACCCCTGGACTTGCCAGAGAGGACCAACTCTTGCCTATGGTGGCTCCAGTTCTCTTAGCACGTGGATCCTGCTTGGCTAAGGAAGCTGGACGTCTTGTGTTACTTTCTGATTTCTGGTCCCCCCCCCTTTGTGGATAAAGCAACTGTTTAAGGTAAGATGCCCAAAGGGATCTTCAGTCGAATTCTCCAAAGGCAAAATGTCAGCAGGACTATTGTATGATGAAGTCCGTTCCTGTCACTCCTGAGAGGAGAGGTTGGCGTTGAGTAAGGGTTGAAAGGAGAGAGTGCaagagtggtgtgtgtgtgtgtgtgtgtgtgtgtgtgtgtgtgtgtgtgtgtgtgtgagagagagagagacagagagagagagacagagagagagagagagagacaggcaggcaggcagagagagagagagaaatgaggaatgACACTCACTCAAATCCTTCCTATACTTGTTCAAGGTGACTATGCTGGACTGACTTCAGGTTACTGTTATTTCTGTACTTAGCAGTTCTTCACCTGGTGACAGTCAGTCAGTGTCCGGGAATGTGGGAGGCCAATCTGGCACGTGAtatgagttacctccctggctgggtgagaggcgcttagacacagctgtgtctgagcccttccccaccctttcccaggtccgagggcttgtccctGCAGAGGTGGGCCTGGCCACTGTCCTGAAGACCCAGTCGTCGCCCccgaccttgggatgctgcccccttaaccttcattggatgggattttccctggaattttttgttccccaataaaagctcactccctggcgtgttctctctccctctctctcgctagtctcttctgtaaacctcgccaccgcattaggtggctggaggcgggagctaggagaagctgtCTCAGAGCTGGtgttaaaggtaatgagagtctgtctctttaattcaaaactccctagCAATTACTTATGAAgggaaccttctttcatgaagccagcactGGTCGCATGGCAGAAGGGAACATGGTCACTGTAGAGCATACAATGAAGATGACAAAGCTTGGAGCCTGGGTTCAAACCTGCCTCCTCCATTTAGCAGCTCTGTCACCATGGCTGTGTCAGGCCAGCTCTTCGAGCC includes:
- the Smim36 gene encoding small integral membrane protein 36: MEFYLEIDPVTLNLIILVVSYVILLLVFLVSCVLYDCRGKDPSKEDAPEATVDAQPSIRLVMVPQSTPGAHWARGPGLHMKDPAPLGKKSTRV